A DNA window from Helianthus annuus cultivar XRQ/B chromosome 15, HanXRQr2.0-SUNRISE, whole genome shotgun sequence contains the following coding sequences:
- the LOC110914583 gene encoding pollen-specific leucine-rich repeat extensin-like protein 1, whose translation MESSPVIKTNTTTSGGNLDDPFKVGDELRYKELTDRMSSVENIVGEMKQMMKQMLEASKSQPSHQQITQELWNSVQLILAAQRELAELNHNKHMALIRVMVEARYNDTQTDIRGNKESLQKLTSSSPAPGQQKQKPGSAKETSTKTSEKSDVGKKRGIDETLNIQIDGEILAKQKKHDTEKSKAYNWKKEQEEKMKRENISTSLRRKSFRNNRPPITTFPKTSAALKRPVSSASPKTKPSPQKPPQKKQKIASKPISSPIKPTDVDATKASADVRPTAVETHVVSADVSQSTTTINFNTPPSTQRSHTPQRFPSQPPSLSKPPSPSKVPPPPKFVYLRKRKFVVHDDDKEIPSPIPLSSVPSKPLHPHHLHL comes from the exons ATGGAGTCTTCTCCTGTTATCAAAACAAatacaaccacctctggtgggaattTAGATGATCCTTTTAAGGTAGGTGATGAATTAAGATACAAGGAATTGACGGATAGAATGTCTTCAGTTGAAAACATTGTTGGAGAAATGAAACAAATGATGAAACAGATGTTGGAGGCTTCTAAAAGTCAGCCCAGCCATCAGCAAATCACCCAAGAGCTATGGAATTCTGTTCAACTAATCCTTGCTGCTCAAAGGGAATTAGCTGAACTCAACCACAACAAGCATATGGCATTGATTAGAGTCATGGTTGAGGCTAGATATAATGATACTCAGACAGATATCAGAGGTAACAAAGAATCCCTGCAAAAGCTTACTAGCTCTTCCCCTGCACCT GGCCAACAAAAACAAAAGCCAGGGTCTGCCAAAGAAACTTCTACTAAAACATCAGAAAAATCAGATGTTGGAAAGAAAAGGGGAATTGATGAGACCCTCAACATCCAAATTGATGGGGAGATTTTAGCAAAGCAGAAGAAGCATGATACAGAAAAGAGCAAAGCCTACAACTGGAAGAAAGAACAGGAGGAAAAGATGAAAAGAGAAAACATTAGTACTTCACTAAGAAGGAAGTCTTTCAGAAATAATAGACCACCAATAACCACCTTTCCCAAAACATCTGCTGCTCTTAAAAGGCCTGTATCCTCTGCTTCACCAAAAACAAAACCTTCACCTCAAAAACCACCACAAAAGAAGCAGAAAATAGCTTCAAAACCAATATCCTCACCCATCAAACCAACAGATGTTGATGCAACAAAAGCATCAGCAGATGTTAGGCCAACAGCTGTTGAGACACATGTTGTCTCAGCGGATGTTAGCCAATCCACTACTACCATCAATTTCAACACACCACCATCAACACAACGATCACATACACCTCAAAGATTCCCTTCACAACCACCTTCTTTATCTAAACCACCTTCTCCATCAAAAGTTCCTCCACCACCCAAATTTGTTTATTTACGCAAAAGAAAATTTGTTGTGCATGATGATGATAAGGAGATTCCATCACCAATCCCTTTATCATCTGTTCCATCCAAACCACTCCACCCTCATCATCTCCACTTATAA